Proteins encoded within one genomic window of Synechococcus sp. PCC 7335:
- the lnt gene encoding apolipoprotein N-acyltransferase — MKKPIQLGKGGPKKADDTKVALFDWQRWLWLLGGGVLMGITPVNAWPLAWLAMVPLWSLVYCPLSNKETVARYVLGGALWGIAYHGTALSWITGLHPLTWMGVPWLGSIAIALFAWGFITLWGAAIGLSWLGLMWIVTRRFLVTGVSRVMLGTALWCAVEWVWSSGPLYWTSLSYTQSPSNLWLLQLGQISGPITVTAAIVAVNGLIAEGAWGYSHPSHGIVKNSKTVQKTGLNQWWIRAIGLFLVLHLVGWGLYARPLVDSADNKLSVGLIQGNVPTREKLTAQGVQASRRTYLAGYNQLANDGADLVITPEGAIPQVWNTFLQERNPLLRAVVEKGVPLVLGTFVHEDIENSQTPLTQSLLTLVPEGSIGGRYKKVKLVPLGEYIPFESVVGAVISRLSPYGESLVPGGFDQVLETPLGPMAAGICYESAFAALFQGQVHRGGQVIFTASNNDPYPSRQMQQQQAQDVMRAIENDRWMVRVTNTGISGVVDPKGQLHWISQPNTSVTYLATLYKRQSRSAYVRWGDWLTPTLLAAAAVSIWISRIAS, encoded by the coding sequence TTGAAAAAACCGATACAGCTAGGCAAAGGTGGGCCTAAGAAGGCAGACGATACGAAGGTAGCTTTGTTCGATTGGCAACGTTGGCTATGGCTGTTGGGCGGTGGCGTGCTGATGGGAATTACCCCGGTGAACGCCTGGCCACTCGCTTGGCTAGCGATGGTGCCCTTATGGTCCTTGGTATATTGCCCACTCTCTAATAAAGAAACTGTCGCTAGATATGTTCTGGGGGGCGCCCTCTGGGGAATTGCCTACCATGGAACGGCGCTATCGTGGATCACTGGGTTACATCCGTTGACCTGGATGGGAGTGCCCTGGTTGGGGAGTATCGCGATCGCCCTCTTTGCCTGGGGGTTTATCACGCTTTGGGGCGCAGCGATTGGACTGAGCTGGCTTGGACTGATGTGGATAGTCACGCGCAGGTTTTTAGTGACTGGCGTGAGTCGCGTGATGCTAGGCACAGCGCTATGGTGTGCTGTTGAATGGGTTTGGAGCAGCGGCCCTTTGTACTGGACATCACTGAGCTATACCCAAAGTCCAAGCAACCTGTGGCTACTGCAGCTCGGCCAGATATCAGGACCGATTACAGTGACCGCCGCGATTGTGGCAGTAAATGGACTAATCGCAGAAGGAGCTTGGGGATACTCACACCCTAGTCATGGAATAGTCAAAAACTCTAAAACGGTTCAAAAGACAGGCCTGAATCAATGGTGGATACGGGCGATCGGACTTTTCCTGGTGTTGCACTTAGTTGGATGGGGACTCTACGCACGGCCTCTTGTCGATAGCGCTGATAATAAGCTATCAGTTGGTCTGATTCAGGGGAATGTTCCCACTCGCGAGAAGCTAACTGCTCAAGGAGTTCAGGCTTCACGTCGCACCTACTTAGCCGGCTACAATCAGCTAGCAAATGATGGCGCTGACTTAGTCATCACCCCGGAAGGAGCAATCCCGCAAGTATGGAATACCTTTCTACAAGAGCGCAATCCACTGCTAAGAGCCGTTGTAGAAAAAGGGGTTCCGCTCGTGCTAGGAACATTTGTTCACGAGGATATTGAAAATAGTCAGACGCCTTTGACCCAAAGCCTGCTGACGTTAGTTCCAGAAGGTAGTATTGGCGGGCGCTACAAAAAAGTGAAGCTAGTCCCCCTAGGAGAGTACATCCCCTTTGAGTCAGTAGTCGGCGCTGTAATTAGTCGGCTATCGCCCTATGGAGAAAGCTTGGTACCCGGTGGATTTGACCAGGTCCTAGAAACGCCGCTAGGTCCAATGGCGGCAGGCATCTGCTATGAGTCCGCATTTGCAGCCCTGTTTCAAGGGCAGGTACATCGAGGTGGACAGGTGATTTTCACAGCTTCAAATAACGATCCCTATCCGTCTCGGCAGATGCAGCAGCAACAGGCGCAAGATGTGATGCGAGCTATCGAGAATGATCGCTGGATGGTGCGAGTAACCAATACAGGTATTTCTGGAGTGGTCGATCCAAAGGGGCAATTGCATTGGATATCTCAACCAAACACGTCGGTTACTTATCTAGCCACCTTATACAAAAGACAGAGTCGAAGTGCTTACGTACGCTGGGGCGATTGGTTAACACCTACGCTGTTGGCTGCGGCAGCCGTTTCAATCTGGATTTCTAGAATAGCTAGCTAG